In one Streptosporangiales bacterium genomic region, the following are encoded:
- a CDS encoding AMP-binding protein, which produces MRYYDVSDRTTARILADKAATVGDRPFLHWQGSTYTYRDLDELTNRYANGFAALGVGRGDHVALLLPNCPELLWALWGLGKLGAVAVPLNTAAKGELLRYFLDQSDSVMVCVDGSLLPRLVDVLGRVPAVRTVLGHDVDADALTAAGLPDGVRTYPLAALRSSPGTAPEPAQPVRAEDPHLILYTSGTTGPSKGAICPQSQGHAVGHQMSSINGYRPDDVLYTCLPVFHGNAIWYTVYAALWAEASVALYPHFSASRFWSQIRESKATVFNCLGAMANIVWQQPPSPADREHHARICMMVPNSRELSRGFLDRYGITVTSVYAMTENCAITVFGPDEPAEKVPSAGRVRDDVAVQIVDDGGVEVPTGEVGEIRIRPAEPGMTMLGYYDMPEETAEAHRGGWFHTGDRGWVDDDGYLYFSDRKKEAIRRRGENISAYEVETTICRHPAVHEAAAVPVASELGEDEVMVYLVPAAGATITFEEIIAFCGEQLPYFMVPRYLAVIAELPKTPSEKIEKYKLKTDAAQRLGNLWDREAAGIVIRR; this is translated from the coding sequence ATGCGCTACTACGACGTCAGCGACCGGACCACGGCTCGCATCCTGGCGGACAAGGCGGCGACCGTCGGCGACCGGCCGTTCCTCCATTGGCAGGGCAGCACGTACACGTACCGCGACCTGGACGAGCTGACCAACAGGTACGCGAACGGGTTCGCCGCCCTCGGCGTCGGCAGGGGTGACCACGTGGCTCTCCTCCTGCCCAACTGCCCGGAGCTTCTCTGGGCCCTGTGGGGCCTCGGCAAGCTCGGGGCTGTCGCGGTGCCGCTGAACACCGCGGCGAAGGGTGAGCTGCTGCGTTACTTCCTCGACCAGTCCGACTCGGTGATGGTGTGCGTGGACGGGTCACTGCTGCCGCGGCTGGTCGACGTACTCGGCCGGGTGCCGGCGGTACGCACCGTGCTCGGTCACGACGTCGACGCGGATGCACTGACCGCGGCCGGCCTGCCGGACGGTGTCCGTACGTACCCGCTGGCCGCGCTCCGCTCCTCCCCCGGCACCGCGCCCGAGCCGGCCCAGCCGGTACGGGCCGAGGACCCGCACCTGATCCTCTACACCTCGGGCACCACGGGGCCGTCCAAGGGCGCCATCTGCCCGCAGTCCCAGGGCCACGCGGTCGGTCACCAGATGAGCTCGATCAACGGTTACCGGCCGGACGACGTGCTCTACACGTGCCTGCCGGTGTTCCACGGCAACGCGATCTGGTACACGGTGTACGCGGCGCTGTGGGCGGAGGCGTCGGTGGCGCTGTACCCACACTTCTCGGCGAGCCGGTTCTGGTCGCAGATCCGGGAGTCGAAGGCGACCGTGTTCAACTGCCTCGGCGCGATGGCCAACATCGTCTGGCAGCAGCCACCGTCACCCGCGGACCGCGAGCACCACGCACGGATCTGCATGATGGTCCCCAACTCGCGCGAGCTGAGCCGCGGTTTCCTCGACCGTTACGGGATCACCGTCACCTCCGTGTACGCGATGACCGAGAACTGCGCGATCACCGTGTTCGGTCCTGACGAGCCCGCGGAGAAGGTGCCGTCCGCCGGACGGGTGCGCGACGACGTCGCGGTGCAGATCGTGGACGATGGCGGGGTCGAGGTGCCGACGGGCGAGGTCGGGGAGATCCGGATCAGGCCGGCCGAGCCCGGCATGACCATGCTCGGCTATTACGACATGCCGGAGGAGACTGCCGAGGCACACAGGGGCGGCTGGTTCCACACCGGTGACCGCGGCTGGGTGGACGACGACGGGTACCTGTACTTCTCCGACCGCAAGAAGGAAGCCATCCGCAGGCGTGGCGAGAACATCTCCGCGTACGAGGTGGAGACCACCATCTGCAGGCATCCGGCCGTGCACGAGGCGGCCGCCGTCCCGGTGGCGTCCGAGCTCGGCGAGGACGAGGTGATGGTGTACCTGGTGCCCGCCGCGGGCGCCACCATCACGTTCGAGGAGATCATCGCGTTCTGCGGCGAGCAGCTGCCGTACTTCATGGTGCCGCGGTACCTCGCCGTCATAGCCGAGCTGCCCAAGACACCCAGCGAGAAGATCGAGAAGTACAAGTTGAAGACCGACGCGGCGCAGCGGCTCGGCAACCTGTGGGACAGGGAGGCAGCGGGCATTGTCATCCGCCGATGA
- a CDS encoding TetR family transcriptional regulator, whose translation MTDRAAGSHDYVAPIVQTAAELFARQGYRGTSMRDIGRAVGVHAGSLYVHIAGKEDLLEAIVFHIMERSEQDMTEVLAAGGTATEQLYGIAVRDLKLIGENKEFATVFFHEWRNLGEDRQQKVIATRDRWEANLRGVFARGIAAGEFRDIEPRIAGIALTSILNWAYVWYSPDGGLSTDQLAKRFVDIVINGVRASGSGETDLG comes from the coding sequence ATGACCGACCGCGCCGCAGGTAGCCACGACTACGTCGCCCCGATCGTGCAGACAGCAGCCGAGCTCTTCGCCCGGCAGGGTTACCGCGGCACGTCGATGCGGGACATCGGTAGGGCGGTCGGCGTCCATGCGGGCAGCCTGTACGTGCACATCGCGGGCAAGGAGGACCTGCTCGAGGCGATCGTGTTCCACATCATGGAGCGCTCCGAGCAGGACATGACCGAGGTGCTCGCGGCGGGCGGCACGGCGACCGAGCAGCTCTACGGGATCGCGGTCAGGGACCTCAAGCTGATCGGTGAGAACAAGGAGTTCGCCACCGTCTTCTTCCACGAATGGCGGAACCTCGGCGAGGACCGTCAACAGAAGGTCATCGCCACCCGGGACCGCTGGGAGGCGAACCTGCGGGGCGTGTTCGCCCGCGGGATCGCCGCCGGCGAGTTCCGTGACATCGAGCCGCGGATCGCCGGCATCGCACTCACCAGCATCCTGAACTGGGCGTACGTCTGGTACTCGCCCGACGGCGGCCTGTCCACCGACCAGCTCGCGAAGCGGTTCGTGGACATCGTGATCAACGGCGTTCGGGCATCTGGGAGTGGCGAAACCGACCTCGGCTGA
- a CDS encoding alpha/beta fold hydrolase, protein MPFVPASDGVLLHYSSTGAGQPIVLVHGWTMNGRFFKKNIDALAVDHQVITVDSRGHGRSGKELVHLTMEQVGRDVETVLAALDLHDVVLAGWSMGMATVYNYLDQFGTERLAGIVDVDMTPCLFADDDWPHGVFGNLNARSSLDVQRQMIADRTGLMEGLIPGMFAAGSAPDPETVAWWSDESTTVPDLTALALWVSFSSQDWRPLLPSIDVPVLLAHGRRSQIYPTPVWEALAELIPQTSLALFDDSGHSPFWEQPEEFNTAVLDFVKAL, encoded by the coding sequence ATGCCATTCGTCCCGGCTTCGGACGGTGTCCTGTTGCACTACTCGTCCACCGGCGCCGGCCAACCGATCGTCCTGGTACACGGTTGGACCATGAACGGCCGGTTCTTCAAGAAGAACATCGACGCGCTGGCCGTCGACCATCAGGTCATCACCGTCGACTCGCGCGGCCACGGCCGGTCGGGCAAGGAGCTGGTGCACCTGACCATGGAACAGGTCGGCCGTGACGTCGAGACGGTGCTGGCCGCGCTGGACCTGCACGACGTGGTGCTCGCCGGTTGGTCGATGGGCATGGCCACGGTCTACAACTACCTCGATCAGTTCGGCACCGAACGGCTCGCCGGGATCGTGGACGTCGACATGACCCCGTGCCTGTTCGCCGACGACGACTGGCCGCACGGCGTGTTCGGCAACCTGAACGCCAGGAGCTCGCTGGACGTGCAACGGCAGATGATCGCCGACCGCACCGGGCTGATGGAGGGTCTGATACCGGGCATGTTCGCGGCCGGGTCCGCCCCCGATCCGGAGACGGTCGCCTGGTGGTCCGACGAGTCGACGACGGTGCCTGACCTGACCGCGTTGGCGCTGTGGGTGTCGTTCTCCAGCCAGGACTGGCGACCGCTGCTGCCGTCCATCGATGTGCCGGTGCTGCTCGCGCACGGGCGGAGGAGCCAGATCTACCCCACCCCGGTGTGGGAGGCGCTCGCCGAGCTGATCCCGCAGACCTCGCTCGCCCTGTTCGACGACAGCGGCCACTCGCCGTTCTGGGAACAGCCGGAAGAGTTCAACACCGCGGTGCTCGACTTCGTCAAGGCGCTCTGA
- a CDS encoding LysR family transcriptional regulator — protein sequence MAYMIDMRRLRVLRAVAYHGTVTAAAKALHFTPSAASQQIRQLGRELGVTLLEPNGRRVRLTPAARSLLAHADAIEAQWERAEVDLRSADDQPAGLLRVAGFPVAVSTLLAPMTTALRARYPRLTVEIRETEPKDSFDLLFEGAVDLAIVEATTNNPPPSDVRFDQRPLVDDTFDLVVPATHRLAGRDTVDLAETADECWIAPIPQSTCHGHVFSACSAAGFTPNVVHRALEWNAIAHLVAYGLGFALVPRLAYLAPHLPIVRVPLGDGAPRRKLLTCTRGGGHQHPAAAAALDELHRLAPAVAADASPGGIDRSEVRVSKDHEHSEQSHSATRAGHRRQQRNRARGR from the coding sequence ATGGCCTACATGATCGACATGCGCAGACTCCGTGTCCTGCGGGCCGTCGCGTACCACGGCACGGTCACCGCCGCCGCCAAGGCGCTGCACTTCACGCCGTCCGCGGCGTCGCAGCAGATCCGGCAGCTCGGGCGGGAGCTCGGTGTGACGCTGCTCGAGCCGAACGGCAGGCGCGTGCGGCTCACGCCCGCCGCGCGGAGCCTGCTTGCGCACGCTGACGCGATCGAGGCGCAGTGGGAGCGGGCGGAGGTCGACCTGCGTTCCGCCGACGACCAGCCGGCCGGGCTGCTGCGCGTCGCCGGCTTCCCCGTCGCCGTCTCGACGTTGCTCGCGCCGATGACCACGGCGCTGCGCGCACGGTATCCGCGGCTCACCGTCGAGATCAGGGAGACCGAGCCGAAGGACAGCTTCGACCTGCTGTTCGAAGGCGCCGTCGACCTCGCGATCGTGGAGGCCACCACGAACAACCCGCCGCCGTCCGACGTACGGTTCGACCAGCGGCCGCTGGTCGACGACACCTTCGACCTGGTCGTCCCTGCGACGCATCGCCTCGCCGGCCGCGACACCGTGGACCTCGCCGAGACCGCAGACGAGTGCTGGATCGCGCCCATCCCGCAGAGCACCTGCCACGGGCATGTGTTCTCCGCATGCAGTGCCGCCGGGTTCACGCCGAACGTCGTCCACCGCGCACTCGAGTGGAACGCGATCGCGCACCTCGTCGCGTACGGTCTCGGCTTCGCGCTCGTCCCGCGGCTCGCATACCTGGCGCCACACCTGCCGATCGTCCGCGTACCACTCGGCGACGGCGCGCCGCGCAGGAAGCTGCTCACCTGCACCCGCGGTGGGGGCCACCAACACCCGGCAGCAGCGGCCGCGCTCGACGAGCTGCACCGCCTCGCCCCCGCCGTAGCAGCGGACGCCTCGCCCGGGGGGATCGATCGGTCCGAGGTGAGAGTATCGAAGGACCATGAGCACTCCGAACAATCCCACTCAGCGACACGCGCTGGTCACCGGCGCCAACAAAGGAATAGGGCTCGCGGTCGCTGA
- a CDS encoding SDR family NAD(P)-dependent oxidoreductase has translation MSTPNNPTQRHALVTGANKGIGLAVAEGLLSLGMTVFLGARDTSRGTAAVAALVARGFDARFVRLDVTDHTSLDAAADVIARDVRELDILVNNAGILVTPIRLPSETSVDEIRATYETNVFGVVAVTNAMLPLLRRSSAARIVNLTSDLGSLTLASTDENFPQLLAYNSSKTALNAITVTYANELRSEGILVNAVSPGSVATDQNGHAGVLTTEQGARLPIRMATLASGGPTGTAVTADNDLNHQLLAW, from the coding sequence ATGAGCACTCCGAACAATCCCACTCAGCGACACGCGCTGGTCACCGGCGCCAACAAAGGAATAGGGCTCGCGGTCGCTGAAGGACTACTCAGCCTAGGGATGACCGTGTTCCTCGGTGCTCGCGACACCTCCCGGGGTACGGCGGCCGTGGCCGCTCTCGTCGCCCGAGGATTTGACGCCCGCTTCGTCCGACTCGACGTCACAGACCACACGTCACTCGACGCGGCGGCGGACGTGATCGCTCGTGACGTCAGAGAACTCGACATTCTCGTCAACAATGCCGGCATCCTCGTCACCCCTATTCGCCTCCCGAGTGAGACGTCCGTCGACGAGATCCGCGCAACTTACGAGACGAACGTGTTCGGCGTAGTGGCGGTCACAAACGCGATGCTGCCCCTCCTGCGCAGATCATCCGCCGCGCGCATCGTGAATCTCACGAGCGACCTCGGTTCTCTGACCCTTGCGTCGACCGATGAGAACTTCCCTCAGCTGCTGGCCTACAACTCCTCGAAAACTGCCCTCAATGCCATCACCGTCACGTACGCGAACGAACTGCGGTCCGAGGGGATTCTCGTCAACGCCGTCTCTCCCGGATCCGTCGCCACCGACCAAAATGGACATGCTGGCGTTCTCACCACCGAGCAAGGCGCCCGGTTACCCATCCGGATGGCCACGCTTGCCTCCGGTGGGCCTACCGGAACCGCTGTCACAGCAGACAACGACCTGAATCACCAGCTGCTGGCGTGGTAA